One stretch of Rhizobium rhizoryzae DNA includes these proteins:
- a CDS encoding Gfo/Idh/MocA family protein, which produces MTIEASKSDSVSAKIRLGMVGGGQGAFIGAVHRMAARLDDHYDLVAGALSSTPDKSKASGVALGLDPDRCYGSFAEMAEKEAARSDGIEAVSIVTPNHVHFAAAKAFLERGIHVICDKPLTSNLDDARKLKEVADNSKALFILTHNYTGYPMVRHARELVQTGALGDLRLVQMEYPQDWLAEPVEQTGAKQAVWRTDPAQSGVGGSTGDIGTHAYNLGSFISGLELEELAADVHTFVEGRRLDDNAHVMMRFKAKGAEMPAKGLLWCSQVATGNENGLKVRIYGTKAGIEWTQADPNYLWFTKLGEPKQLITRGGAGAGSAASRVTRIPSGHPEGYLEAFATIYSEAAAAIQAARSGATVDPAVVYPTVDDGVKGVAFVTACIESSRKNGAWVKV; this is translated from the coding sequence ATGACTATCGAAGCGAGTAAATCCGACTCAGTGTCTGCCAAAATCCGTCTCGGCATGGTGGGTGGCGGGCAGGGCGCGTTCATCGGTGCAGTGCATCGCATGGCTGCACGGCTGGACGACCACTATGACCTTGTGGCGGGAGCATTGTCTTCCACGCCGGACAAATCGAAAGCCTCAGGCGTTGCTCTGGGGCTTGATCCCGATCGCTGCTACGGTTCGTTTGCAGAGATGGCCGAAAAGGAAGCGGCCAGATCGGACGGGATCGAAGCGGTCTCCATCGTCACGCCCAACCATGTGCATTTCGCCGCCGCCAAGGCTTTTCTGGAGCGGGGCATCCATGTCATTTGCGACAAGCCGCTCACATCCAATCTGGATGATGCCCGGAAACTGAAAGAGGTCGCGGACAACTCGAAGGCCCTGTTCATCCTGACGCATAACTACACCGGCTATCCCATGGTGCGCCATGCACGCGAACTGGTGCAAACGGGTGCACTTGGTGATCTGAGGCTCGTCCAGATGGAATATCCGCAGGACTGGCTGGCAGAACCGGTTGAGCAGACTGGTGCGAAACAGGCGGTCTGGCGCACGGATCCGGCGCAATCCGGCGTCGGCGGCTCGACCGGCGATATCGGCACGCATGCGTACAATCTCGGTTCTTTCATTTCAGGCCTCGAACTGGAGGAGCTGGCCGCCGATGTGCACACCTTTGTTGAAGGACGGCGGCTGGATGACAATGCGCATGTGATGATGCGCTTCAAGGCCAAGGGGGCTGAAATGCCCGCAAAAGGGCTTCTGTGGTGCAGCCAGGTCGCGACAGGCAATGAGAACGGCCTGAAGGTCCGCATCTACGGCACGAAGGCTGGCATCGAATGGACGCAAGCCGATCCAAACTATCTGTGGTTCACGAAACTCGGCGAGCCGAAGCAGTTGATTACCCGTGGTGGTGCGGGGGCCGGTTCCGCAGCTTCACGGGTGACCCGTATTCCGAGCGGCCACCCGGAAGGCTATCTGGAAGCCTTCGCCACAATCTATTCGGAAGCGGCGGCTGCAATCCAGGCGGCGCGATCTGGCGCAACGGTTGATCCCGCCGTGGTTTATCCAACCGTCGATGATGGAGTGAAGGGCGTGGCCTTTGTTACGGCCTGCATCGAAAGCTCCAGGAAGAATGGAGCCTGGGTGAAGGTGTAG
- a CDS encoding GH1 family beta-glucosidase, with protein sequence MIDPKILADRFPGDFLFGVATAAFQIEGATKADGRKASIWDAFSNMPGRVYQRHNGDVACDHYNRLEEDLDLIKEMGVLGYRFSIAWPRIIPDGVGRINEKGLDFYDRLVDGCKARGIKTFATLYHWDLPLALMGDGGWTARSTAHAFQRYAKVVMARLGDRLDAVATFNEPWCSVWLSHLYGVHAPGERNMDAALHALHYTNLAHGLAVESIRHVSPNVPLGLVLNAHAVVADSESKADGQAAERAFQFHNGVFFDPVFKGEYPADFMQALGHRMPVIEEGDLAIISQKVDWWGLNYYTPMRVSDDPAEGAEFPATKPAPFVNEAKTDIGWEIYPSAMADMVTQLYQRYDLPEMYITENGACDNTDVVDGAIDDEMRLDYYSEHLAVAADLIEDGIPLRGYFAWSLMDNFEWAEGYRMRFGLVHVDYDTQVRTIKKSGEWYRILADHFPRGNHIKSDM encoded by the coding sequence ATGATCGATCCGAAAATCCTTGCCGACCGTTTTCCGGGCGATTTTCTGTTTGGTGTCGCCACTGCTGCCTTCCAGATTGAAGGCGCGACAAAGGCGGATGGGCGCAAGGCCTCGATCTGGGATGCGTTTTCCAACATGCCGGGCCGCGTCTACCAGCGGCATAACGGCGATGTTGCCTGCGATCATTACAACCGGCTTGAGGAAGATCTCGATCTCATCAAGGAGATGGGCGTCTTGGGCTACCGGTTCTCCATTGCCTGGCCGCGGATCATTCCCGATGGCGTCGGGCGCATCAACGAGAAGGGTCTCGATTTCTACGACCGCCTGGTCGATGGCTGCAAGGCGCGCGGCATCAAGACCTTCGCGACGCTCTATCATTGGGATTTGCCGTTGGCCCTGATGGGCGATGGGGGCTGGACGGCACGCTCTACAGCCCACGCGTTCCAACGCTATGCCAAGGTTGTCATGGCGCGGCTAGGCGACCGGCTCGATGCGGTGGCGACGTTCAACGAGCCTTGGTGCTCCGTCTGGCTCAGCCACCTTTATGGCGTTCATGCACCCGGCGAACGCAATATGGATGCAGCCCTTCATGCCCTGCATTACACGAACCTGGCGCATGGGCTGGCGGTGGAATCCATCCGCCATGTGTCTCCGAATGTGCCTCTGGGTCTGGTCCTGAACGCCCATGCGGTTGTTGCGGACTCCGAGAGCAAAGCAGATGGCCAAGCAGCAGAGCGCGCCTTCCAGTTTCACAATGGCGTCTTTTTCGATCCTGTATTCAAGGGCGAGTATCCAGCCGATTTCATGCAGGCGCTGGGTCACCGCATGCCGGTGATCGAAGAGGGGGATCTGGCGATCATCAGCCAGAAAGTCGACTGGTGGGGCCTGAACTACTACACACCCATGCGTGTGTCGGACGATCCGGCAGAGGGTGCGGAGTTCCCGGCGACGAAACCCGCTCCTTTTGTCAACGAGGCCAAGACGGATATCGGCTGGGAGATCTATCCGTCAGCCATGGCAGACATGGTCACCCAGCTTTATCAGCGGTATGATCTGCCGGAGATGTACATCACCGAAAACGGTGCCTGCGACAACACGGATGTGGTTGATGGCGCAATCGATGACGAGATGCGCCTCGATTACTATAGCGAACATCTCGCCGTGGCTGCTGATCTCATTGAGGACGGCATCCCGCTTCGTGGTTACTTCGCCTGGAGCCTGATGGACAATTTCGAATGGGCGGAGGGCTATCGCATGCGCTTCGGTCTGGTTCATGTCGATTATGACACCCAAGTTCGCACGATCAAAAAGAGCGGAGAATGGTATCGGATATTGGCCGATCACTTTCCGAGAGGAAATCATATTAAATCTGATATGTAA
- a CDS encoding sugar phosphate isomerase/epimerase family protein, which yields MKTIKGPAIFLGQFAGDTAPFNSWDGITKWAADKGYVGVQVPSWAGQLIDLRKASESKDYCDEFAGVARNNGIEVTELSTHLQGQLVAVHPAYDEAFDGFAAPEVRGNPKARQEWAVEQVRMALKASRHLGLKAHATFSGALAWPFIYPWPQRPAGLVETAFDELARRWKPILDFADEQGVDVCYEIHPGEDLHDGVTFEMFLERLGNHARANMLYDPSHYVLQCLDYLDNIDIYKDRIKMFHVKDAEFNPTGRQGVYGGYQGWVERAGRFRSLGDGQVDFGAVFSKLTANDFDGWAVVEWECALKNSEDGAREGAEFVKAHIIKVTEKAFDDFASGGTDDAANRRMLGL from the coding sequence GACCTGCGATTTTTCTAGGTCAATTCGCCGGAGATACGGCACCGTTCAATTCTTGGGACGGAATCACCAAATGGGCGGCAGACAAGGGCTATGTGGGCGTTCAGGTTCCGAGCTGGGCGGGTCAGTTGATCGATCTCAGGAAGGCGTCCGAGTCCAAGGATTACTGTGATGAATTCGCGGGTGTCGCGCGAAACAATGGGATCGAGGTCACGGAGCTTTCCACCCACCTCCAGGGACAACTGGTCGCCGTGCATCCAGCTTATGATGAAGCCTTCGACGGATTTGCAGCACCGGAGGTTCGCGGGAACCCCAAGGCGAGGCAGGAATGGGCGGTGGAGCAGGTCAGGATGGCCTTGAAAGCCTCGCGCCACCTCGGCCTCAAGGCGCATGCGACCTTTTCCGGAGCGCTGGCGTGGCCGTTCATCTACCCTTGGCCGCAGCGTCCCGCCGGTCTTGTCGAAACGGCTTTCGATGAGCTTGCGCGCCGCTGGAAGCCCATTCTCGATTTCGCCGATGAGCAGGGCGTGGATGTCTGCTACGAAATCCATCCCGGCGAGGACCTGCATGACGGCGTGACCTTCGAGATGTTTCTGGAGCGCCTCGGCAATCATGCGCGCGCCAACATGCTCTACGACCCGTCGCACTATGTATTGCAGTGCCTCGACTATCTCGACAACATCGACATCTACAAAGACCGGATCAAGATGTTCCACGTCAAGGACGCGGAGTTCAATCCGACCGGACGCCAGGGCGTTTACGGCGGTTATCAGGGCTGGGTCGAACGGGCCGGTCGCTTCCGCTCTCTTGGCGATGGACAGGTGGATTTCGGCGCGGTCTTCTCAAAACTCACCGCCAATGACTTCGATGGCTGGGCAGTCGTCGAGTGGGAGTGCGCGCTCAAGAACTCTGAAGATGGTGCGCGTGAAGGCGCCGAATTCGTCAAGGCCCATATCATCAAGGTCACGGAAAAGGCATTCGATGACTTCGCTTCGGGTGGAACGGACGACGCGGCAAACCGACGGATGCTGGGTCTTTAA
- a CDS encoding methyl-accepting chemotaxis protein, which translates to MFKSKSVRMQVMLPSLALIAIGSIALSGYSVWSQAEAQREMFDRKVNLTASMTTAGASTALWQFDKGLAKETFDPATTDADFRAAVVMDETGKTFFSSGENAAVAAAASHAAKPGAITEDSPLNFSVIALKHTEEGKEMTIGKMVLAFDSTAVMQGIWASLLGQAAIAGLTLLGSAIALLFLLRGITDPLLALSTVMKKLSSGALQTEVPNQDRADEIGEMSRAVQYFKQSVQQATQLQEDAEQNRSQAEEDRRLKAEAEKQRMQSMAQANQALARGLSALSHGDLTVQIEERFTQEYEELRTNFNQAVAQLRQTLSVVVSSAMNIDAGTQNIASNTNDLSRRTEQQAASLEETAAALDEITANLSSSLHRTEDARRVATEANQNAMRSGAVVAQAVEAMSRIESSATQISNIIGVIDDIAFQTNLLALNAGVEAARAGEAGKGFAVVAQEVRELAQRSANAAREIKVLIQNSTNEVEAGVRLVSDTGAALSSIGQLIVSINDHVGAIAISAREQSTGLAEINTAVNHMDQSTQQNAAMVEETSAASTALAHEAARLRDLVVQFSLESPGAAARNRYAA; encoded by the coding sequence ATGTTCAAAAGCAAGTCCGTTCGCATGCAGGTCATGCTGCCCTCTCTGGCGCTCATTGCCATCGGCTCCATCGCGCTCAGCGGTTACTCGGTCTGGTCGCAGGCCGAGGCACAGCGGGAAATGTTCGATCGCAAGGTCAACCTCACAGCCTCCATGACAACAGCCGGCGCATCCACCGCCCTGTGGCAGTTCGACAAGGGTCTCGCGAAGGAAACCTTCGACCCGGCCACGACGGATGCTGATTTCCGCGCCGCCGTGGTGATGGACGAGACCGGCAAAACCTTCTTCTCTTCGGGAGAAAATGCAGCCGTGGCAGCCGCCGCGAGCCATGCGGCCAAGCCAGGCGCCATCACAGAGGACTCACCCCTCAACTTTTCCGTCATCGCGCTGAAGCATACGGAAGAAGGCAAGGAAATGACCATCGGCAAGATGGTGCTGGCCTTCGATTCGACCGCCGTCATGCAGGGCATCTGGGCCTCGCTGCTGGGGCAGGCTGCCATTGCAGGCCTGACCCTGCTCGGCTCTGCCATCGCACTTCTCTTCCTGCTTCGGGGCATCACCGATCCGCTGCTGGCACTTTCGACAGTCATGAAAAAGCTGTCCTCCGGCGCGCTGCAGACAGAGGTTCCCAATCAGGACCGCGCCGACGAAATCGGCGAAATGTCCCGCGCGGTTCAGTATTTCAAGCAAAGCGTCCAGCAGGCGACACAGTTGCAGGAGGACGCAGAACAGAACCGCTCGCAGGCCGAAGAGGATCGCCGCCTGAAAGCCGAGGCGGAGAAGCAGCGCATGCAATCCATGGCTCAGGCCAATCAGGCTCTCGCGCGTGGCCTGAGCGCTCTTTCCCACGGCGACCTGACCGTCCAGATTGAAGAGCGGTTCACGCAGGAATACGAAGAACTGCGTACGAACTTCAATCAGGCAGTCGCCCAACTGAGACAGACGCTCTCGGTCGTGGTGTCATCGGCCATGAACATCGATGCCGGCACGCAAAACATCGCATCGAACACCAACGATCTTTCGCGCCGGACCGAACAGCAGGCAGCATCGCTTGAAGAGACAGCAGCGGCGCTGGATGAAATCACCGCCAACCTGTCCTCTTCCCTGCATCGCACGGAAGATGCCCGTCGCGTAGCGACCGAAGCTAACCAGAACGCCATGCGCTCTGGCGCAGTCGTCGCGCAGGCTGTTGAAGCCATGAGCCGGATTGAATCCTCTGCAACGCAGATCTCGAACATCATTGGCGTGATTGACGACATCGCCTTCCAGACCAACCTGTTGGCTCTGAACGCCGGTGTGGAAGCGGCCCGCGCTGGCGAAGCCGGAAAGGGCTTTGCAGTGGTCGCACAGGAAGTACGCGAACTTGCCCAGCGTTCGGCCAATGCCGCACGCGAAATCAAGGTTCTCATCCAGAACTCGACAAATGAGGTAGAGGCTGGCGTGCGGCTCGTTTCCGACACGGGTGCAGCACTCTCAAGCATTGGGCAGCTGATCGTTTCCATCAACGACCATGTCGGCGCCATCGCCATTTCGGCGCGCGAACAGTCGACCGGACTGGCGGAGATCAACACCGCCGTCAACCACATGGACCAGAGCACGCAGCAGAATGCGGCCATGGTCGAGGAAACGAGCGCCGCGTCCACCGCGCTTGCCCATGAGGCGGCACGCCTCAGGGACCTCGTCGTGCAGTTCAGCCTGGAAAGCCCCGGCGCAGCCGCGAGAAACCGCTACGCAGCCTGA
- a CDS encoding putative bifunctional diguanylate cyclase/phosphodiesterase, which produces MRFVSSQFKQSAAKVDRRSAVRSMLLIFGAVMICVSSMVFTALDRVAHYANQLDEDRSREAVTGAVRTFRDQLAATLHDYAAWDDAVQFAYIQPDLDWLKRNFGDMSFNSELFDAAIILDHQGNALTAHANGDDIQPELDTYMTVDVRTLFDRVRSTRQEDYPEATGFARTKTGIAAMAVGLIRKKSGERVGLLEESRYIVFLRHLTDTTVTRLSQAYVLPGLALERGNDRSSHRVELFNPQGEQLAALSWVPRYPGDTSLAQVRPLVWCAVLMIAIYMALLFVSGSQALKRMSADEAAAVRLSLTDRLSGLANRAGLFSDLQQLVVHAQHENHDVALLYLDLDGFKEVNDAYGHATGDLLIRCVSAGLKVLCQEGTVLARVGGDEFAMAFSGFDVHKKASELSERILEFLSEPLVIGERVAVIGCSIGLSVSRKGLVASEELIRRADMAMYRSKEDGRGRWTLYDPSMDDEREMRNQLELDLRAAIERQEIGVAYQPVVRSNNGRIAGVEALARWTREGHGPISPDVFIPIAESTGLIDLLGMCVLRSACFELRQWPELTLSVNVSPGQFRDPAFVGRVEEILQEADIEPRRLTLELTETYFIQNPARARQTLEMLRGMGIRVALDDFGAGFSSVGYLRQFGFDRVKIDKTLVQDITENQRSAELLHATVALARALDMPVTAEGVETGAQADALRLAGCELLQGYLFGRPSPAEEITRLVRQTYDSPPRLRAAE; this is translated from the coding sequence ATGCGGTTTGTCTCATCCCAGTTCAAGCAATCCGCAGCGAAGGTCGATCGGCGATCGGCGGTTCGCTCGATGCTGCTTATCTTCGGCGCCGTGATGATCTGCGTTTCCTCCATGGTCTTCACAGCCCTGGACCGTGTTGCCCATTACGCCAACCAGCTTGATGAGGATCGTTCGCGCGAGGCGGTGACCGGCGCTGTTCGCACCTTCCGGGATCAGCTTGCTGCGACCTTGCACGATTATGCTGCTTGGGATGATGCCGTGCAGTTTGCTTACATCCAGCCGGATCTGGATTGGCTCAAGCGCAACTTCGGTGACATGAGCTTCAACAGCGAGCTCTTCGATGCGGCAATCATTCTTGATCATCAGGGTAATGCGCTGACGGCCCATGCCAATGGCGATGACATCCAGCCGGAACTCGACACATACATGACAGTGGACGTGCGCACGCTGTTCGACAGGGTAAGGTCAACGCGCCAGGAGGACTATCCTGAAGCAACTGGCTTTGCCCGGACCAAGACCGGCATTGCGGCGATGGCTGTAGGCCTGATTCGCAAGAAATCCGGAGAACGTGTCGGTCTGCTGGAAGAGAGCCGCTATATCGTTTTCCTGCGCCACCTGACAGATACGACGGTGACGCGCCTTTCGCAGGCCTATGTGCTTCCCGGTCTTGCGCTGGAACGTGGAAACGACCGGAGTTCCCATCGCGTCGAGCTGTTCAACCCGCAAGGCGAGCAACTCGCCGCATTATCCTGGGTTCCGCGCTATCCCGGCGATACGAGCCTTGCACAGGTCCGACCGCTCGTATGGTGCGCCGTCCTGATGATTGCCATCTACATGGCTCTTCTTTTTGTGAGCGGTAGCCAGGCACTGAAGAGGATGAGTGCTGACGAGGCCGCGGCTGTTCGGCTTTCTCTTACGGATCGCCTTAGCGGCCTTGCCAATCGTGCCGGACTTTTCAGCGATCTGCAGCAGCTTGTGGTCCATGCCCAGCATGAAAACCATGATGTCGCGCTTCTCTATCTCGATCTCGACGGTTTCAAGGAAGTCAACGATGCCTATGGACACGCAACCGGTGATCTTCTGATCAGGTGCGTTTCTGCCGGCCTCAAAGTGCTTTGCCAGGAAGGAACGGTTCTGGCCCGTGTCGGTGGCGATGAGTTTGCCATGGCTTTTTCAGGCTTTGACGTTCACAAGAAGGCTTCGGAGCTTTCAGAGCGAATTCTTGAGTTTCTCAGCGAGCCGTTGGTTATTGGCGAGCGTGTCGCCGTCATCGGATGCAGCATCGGGCTCTCCGTGTCCCGAAAGGGTCTCGTGGCCAGCGAGGAACTCATTCGTCGGGCAGATATGGCCATGTATCGCTCGAAGGAAGACGGCCGCGGTCGCTGGACGCTCTATGATCCGTCGATGGACGATGAGCGCGAAATGCGCAATCAGCTGGAACTTGACCTGCGTGCGGCAATCGAACGGCAGGAAATCGGCGTTGCCTATCAGCCCGTTGTGCGGTCCAACAATGGCCGGATCGCTGGTGTGGAGGCGTTGGCCCGCTGGACACGCGAAGGGCATGGACCCATTTCTCCGGATGTCTTCATTCCGATTGCAGAAAGCACAGGGCTTATTGATCTGCTGGGCATGTGCGTTCTGAGATCGGCCTGTTTCGAACTGCGCCAGTGGCCGGAACTCACGCTTTCGGTCAACGTATCACCCGGCCAGTTCCGCGATCCTGCCTTTGTCGGCCGGGTGGAAGAGATCCTGCAGGAGGCGGACATCGAACCGAGACGCCTTACTCTGGAGCTGACTGAAACCTATTTCATCCAGAACCCGGCCCGTGCCCGCCAGACGCTTGAAATGTTGCGCGGCATGGGTATTCGCGTGGCGTTGGACGATTTCGGCGCAGGCTTTTCGAGCGTGGGTTATCTTCGCCAGTTCGGGTTCGACCGGGTCAAGATCGACAAGACACTCGTTCAGGACATTACCGAAAACCAGCGCTCTGCCGAACTGCTTCATGCAACGGTCGCGCTGGCACGCGCGCTGGATATGCCCGTGACGGCAGAGGGCGTGGAGACGGGCGCGCAGGCGGATGCGCTCAGGCTGGCGGGTTGCGAACTGTTGCAGGGCTATCTGTTCGGCAGACCGAGCCCGGCAGAGGAGATCACGCGCCTCGTCCGCCAGACCTATGATTCTCCACCCAGACTGCGGGCGGCCGAATAG
- a CDS encoding EAL domain-containing protein, with protein MAFQPIVNIRTGQPFAFEALVRGVDGSGAGSVLSRVDDKTRYAFDQKCRVTAIQLAAKLYDPRSSEMLSINFMPNAVYEPRACIRMTLETAEQCQFPLERIIFEFCENERVDPDHLLKILKAYRSMGFKTAIDDFGAGYSGLNLLAQFQPDLVKLDMELIRNIDTDQAKRKVVRHTLAMLTDLGIEPICEGVETAGELEVLQDLGVTLIQGYVLAKPSFERFDRGFNLAA; from the coding sequence ATGGCTTTTCAGCCGATCGTCAACATACGCACTGGACAGCCCTTCGCCTTCGAAGCTCTGGTTCGAGGTGTCGACGGCTCCGGGGCTGGCAGTGTTCTCTCACGCGTCGACGATAAGACCCGTTATGCCTTCGACCAGAAATGCCGGGTAACCGCCATTCAACTGGCAGCCAAGCTTTATGACCCGCGTTCGTCGGAGATGCTGTCGATCAACTTCATGCCCAACGCGGTGTATGAACCTCGCGCCTGTATCCGCATGACACTGGAGACCGCAGAACAGTGCCAGTTCCCGCTGGAGCGGATCATTTTCGAATTCTGCGAGAACGAGCGGGTTGACCCGGATCATCTTCTCAAGATCCTGAAGGCCTATCGCAGCATGGGTTTCAAGACGGCGATCGATGACTTCGGTGCCGGCTATTCCGGGCTCAATCTTCTGGCGCAGTTCCAGCCTGATCTCGTGAAGCTTGATATGGAACTGATCCGCAATATCGATACAGATCAGGCCAAACGCAAAGTCGTGCGTCATACGCTGGCCATGCTGACCGATCTCGGTATCGAACCGATTTGCGAGGGCGTGGAAACGGCAGGGGAACTCGAGGTCCTTCAGGATCTTGGTGTAACATTGATCCAGGGATATGTGCTCGCCAAACCTTCGTTCGAACGATTTGATCGAGGATTCAACCTCGCAGCCTAA
- a CDS encoding CHAD domain-containing protein, whose product MAFRIRPSRSFPQEFRRVTRSQLNVAIETLQQRENGVHEAIHAARKRFKRVRALYRLIEPDSKDFRHRENARIRDMAKSLSTVRDATALVETLDYLQSVTDQPDELRSLAEVQSCLRDRRDRIASEEEHDLERKLSDAVATCTDAVAALDELEISASRARTARRLERVWAKQLRKAQRAITACHETRAEDAFHELRKCGQIYWMHLAILRDLWPTAMKAKESEARALVALLGHEHDLSVLLQVINEDPALVPDSDSLAHLYAAIIRSQQSLREQTLDRASHVFAEDPAREASIIATLWSEASD is encoded by the coding sequence ATGGCGTTTCGCATCAGGCCCTCTAGATCCTTCCCGCAAGAATTCCGCCGTGTCACACGTTCTCAGTTGAACGTGGCAATCGAAACGCTGCAACAGCGCGAGAACGGCGTTCATGAGGCTATCCACGCCGCACGCAAGCGCTTCAAACGGGTGCGTGCGCTCTATCGGCTGATTGAACCGGATTCGAAAGACTTTCGCCATCGGGAGAATGCGCGCATCCGGGACATGGCGAAGAGCTTGTCCACGGTGCGGGATGCGACTGCACTGGTCGAGACACTCGATTATCTCCAGTCGGTGACGGACCAACCGGACGAACTTCGATCGCTGGCAGAGGTTCAATCATGCTTGCGCGATCGCCGCGATCGGATCGCAAGCGAGGAAGAGCACGATCTGGAGCGCAAGCTGAGTGACGCGGTTGCAACCTGCACCGATGCAGTGGCAGCGCTTGACGAGCTGGAGATTTCCGCAAGCAGGGCAAGAACCGCCCGGCGGCTGGAGCGGGTGTGGGCGAAGCAGCTACGAAAGGCTCAGCGCGCAATTACCGCCTGTCACGAAACGCGCGCCGAAGATGCCTTTCACGAACTGCGCAAATGCGGCCAGATCTACTGGATGCATCTGGCAATCCTGAGAGATCTTTGGCCGACCGCCATGAAGGCAAAGGAAAGCGAAGCCCGCGCGCTCGTCGCGCTGCTTGGTCATGAGCATGATCTCAGTGTGTTGTTGCAGGTGATCAATGAAGACCCGGCGCTGGTGCCGGATAGTGATAGCCTCGCGCATCTCTATGCCGCCATTATCCGCAGCCAGCAATCTCTGCGGGAACAGACGTTGGACCGTGCAAGCCATGTCTTTGCCGAGGATCCTGCCCGCGAAGCCAGCATTATCGCAACGCTCTGGAGCGAAGCATCCGACTGA
- a CDS encoding CYTH domain-containing protein, whose protein sequence is MAKEIERKFLVRSDEWRTRAVSSAKLMQAYITVNEDRNVRVRLIDGTSARLTIKVGKSAMVRDEFEYEIPVQDAEELTSSAIGIVIEKVRHRVPIAGKTFEIDVYEGFYSGLVVAEVELESEEDHFERPSWLGEEVTGDRRYSNMMLATNDLASELIHGVSHQAL, encoded by the coding sequence ATGGCCAAGGAAATCGAGCGCAAGTTTCTGGTTCGGTCCGATGAATGGCGCACCAGAGCGGTATCGAGTGCCAAACTGATGCAGGCCTACATCACCGTGAACGAGGACCGCAATGTCCGTGTCCGGTTGATCGACGGGACGTCAGCACGCCTGACCATCAAGGTCGGCAAAAGCGCGATGGTGCGCGATGAATTCGAGTATGAAATCCCTGTTCAGGATGCCGAGGAGCTGACCTCGTCCGCCATTGGAATCGTGATCGAGAAGGTTCGCCACCGCGTCCCCATCGCAGGCAAGACCTTCGAAATCGATGTCTATGAGGGATTCTATTCCGGTCTTGTCGTTGCGGAGGTTGAACTGGAAAGCGAAGAGGACCATTTCGAGCGCCCCTCCTGGCTCGGTGAGGAAGTAACCGGCGACCGGCGCTACTCGAATATGATGTTGGCTACGAATGATCTGGCATCGGAGTTGATCCATGGCGTTTCGCATCAGGCCCTCTAG
- a CDS encoding oxygen-dependent tRNA uridine(34) hydroxylase TrhO, with protein MTDITNTSAGAEPGSFLVAALYHFARFEGFADFREPLQTLCDETGVKGTLLLAREGINGTIAGTDAAIASVLSFIRARPEFAHLEHKESRASKMPFLRMKVRLKKEIVTMGVEDIDPNRIVGTYVDPKDWNALISDPETILIDTRNDYETAIGIFKGAVDPQTKTFREFPDWVRNNSGLHNKPKIAMYCTGGIRCEKATAFMKEQGFDEVYHLKGGILKYLEEVPEEESLWEGACFVFDERVSVTHGLKEGDHKLCHACREPLTPEHRASPLFEEGVCCPNCYDTRTEADRDRYRQRQKQIALAKKRGEKHLGS; from the coding sequence ATGACCGACATCACCAACACCTCCGCAGGCGCGGAACCGGGCTCGTTCCTCGTTGCAGCGCTCTATCATTTCGCCCGCTTCGAAGGCTTCGCGGATTTCCGCGAGCCGCTGCAGACCCTGTGTGATGAAACCGGCGTGAAAGGCACTCTGCTGCTGGCGCGCGAAGGCATCAACGGCACCATTGCCGGAACCGATGCAGCCATTGCAAGCGTACTCTCCTTCATCCGCGCCCGCCCGGAATTCGCACATCTGGAGCACAAGGAAAGCCGCGCATCCAAGATGCCGTTCCTGCGCATGAAGGTGCGGTTGAAGAAGGAAATCGTGACGATGGGGGTCGAGGACATCGACCCCAACCGGATCGTTGGAACCTACGTCGATCCGAAAGACTGGAATGCGCTCATCTCCGATCCGGAGACGATCCTGATCGATACACGCAACGACTATGAAACGGCGATCGGCATCTTTAAGGGTGCGGTCGATCCGCAGACAAAGACCTTCCGCGAGTTTCCCGATTGGGTTCGCAACAATTCCGGCCTGCATAACAAGCCGAAGATCGCCATGTATTGCACCGGCGGCATTCGCTGCGAGAAGGCAACGGCCTTCATGAAGGAGCAAGGCTTCGATGAGGTTTATCACCTCAAAGGCGGCATTCTGAAATATCTCGAGGAAGTGCCGGAAGAAGAAAGCCTTTGGGAAGGCGCCTGCTTCGTCTTCGATGAACGGGTCTCCGTGACGCACGGCCTGAAGGAGGGCGATCACAAGCTGTGCCACGCCTGCCGCGAGCCACTGACGCCCGAGCACCGCGCCTCACCGCTGTTCGAGGAAGGCGTCTGCTGCCCGAACTGCTACGATACGCGCACGGAAGCCGATCGCGACCGCTATCGTCAACGGCAGAAGCAGATCGCACTGGCCAAAAAGCGCGGCGAAAAACATCTCGGAAGCTGA